A DNA window from Helianthus annuus cultivar XRQ/B chromosome 15, HanXRQr2.0-SUNRISE, whole genome shotgun sequence contains the following coding sequences:
- the LOC110914774 gene encoding serine racemase, which produces MGGYKYAADVDSITKAQDVIKAHIHVTPVLSSESLNSIAGKSLYFKCECFQKSGAFKFRGALNAVLSLDEEEAAKGVVTHSSGNHAAALSLAAQIRGIPAYVVVPKNAPKCKVENVKRYGGQVIFSESNMKSREETAIKVSLERGAVLIPSSNDARIISGQGTLALEFLEQVPELDTLIVPISGGGLTSGTVIGAKAKNPAIRVFAAEPKGADDAAQSKACGRLITLSQTNTIADGLRASLGDLTWPIVRDLVDAVITVEDKDIVEATRYCYQILKVAIEPSAAIGLAAVLSDNFKKNPILSCSRNIGIVLSGGNADLGVLFESWKN; this is translated from the exons ATGGGAGGTTACAAATATGCCGCTGATGTCGACTCCATAACCAAAGCGCAAGATGTAATCAAGGCCCATATTCACGTAACTCCGGTCTTGTCTTCAGAGTCCCTAAATTCCATTGCTGGGAAATCACTATATTTCAAGTGTGAATGCTTTCAAAAGAG TGGAGCTTTTAAATTCAGAGGTGCATTAAACGCTGTCTTGTCTCTTGACGAAGAAGAAGCAGCAAAAGGAGTTGTAACACACAGCAG tGGCAACCATGCTGCGGCATTATCGTTGGCTGCACAAATTCGTGGAATCCCCGCATATGTCGTGGTGCCAAAGAACGCACCAAAATGCAAAGTAGAGAATGTCAAACGTTACGGGGGTCAGGTTATATTTAGTGAGTCAAACATGAAATCTAGAGAAGAGACAGCAATAAAGGTATCACTCGAGAGGGGAGCTGTTCTCATTCCTTCTTCTAATGATGCTCGTATAATAAG TGGTCAGGGTACATTAGCACTCGAGTTTCTTGAGCAGGTCCCAGAGCTTGATACCCTGATAGTTCCAATAAGTG GTGGTGGTTTAACATCTGGTACGGTGATTGGAGCCAAGGCAAAGAATCCTGCCATACGGGTCTTTGCGGCTGAGCCAAAAGGAGCAGACGATGCAGCACAATCCAAAGCATGCGGTAGACTCATAACCTTGAGTCAAACAAACACAATTGCTGATGGACTTCGAGCTTCCCTTGGAGATCTTACTTG GCCCATTGTACGGGATCTCGTTGATGCCGTTATAACCGTGGAAGATAAGGACATTGTTGAAGCAACTCGATATTGTTATCAGATACTCAAGGTTGCAATTGAGCCCAGTGCTGCTATAGGGCTTGCTGCGGTTCTATCCGATAACTTCAAGAAAAATCCTATTTTGAGTTGTTCTCGAAACATTGGGATTGTGCTTTCTGGGGGCAATGCGGACCTGGGCGTTCTGTTTGAATCCTGGAAAAATTGA
- the LOC110913269 gene encoding dicarboxylate transporter 2.1, chloroplastic-like, which translates to MPKTKYTRDAPIKAKKKLEQMDLVKRNEWMMLGTMLVTVTLWIFGERVDISTLAATMMGLSVVLILRMLSWDNSLSEKPAWNPLTWFAMFLGMADQLNVLGVKPWFSRRVGSFMKSLAIRWYIQLLILQTMYFFTHYLIVGQTTHIAALYQAFLKMHLTAKVPGTLSTLLLAYNTDLFGALNHYSSGHAAIYYGDGYVKLRDFFKLGILMAFINMTIWGLVGALWLKQYTKDALIMAKNKLEQMDLIKRNEGMMLGTMLVNVTLWIFEERLDISTLAAAMMGISVVLILRVLS; encoded by the exons atgcctAAAACAAAGTACACCAGGGATGCTCCTATTAAGGCTAAGAAAAAACTGGAGCAAATGGATCTTGTTAAAAGGAACGAGTGGATGATGTTGGGAACCATGCTTGTCACTGTCACTTTGTGGATCTTTGG AGAAAGGGTAGACATTTCAACTTTGGCTGCAACTATGATGGGCTTATCGGTTGTACTGATACTTAGAATGTTGAGCTGGGACAACAGCTTAAGTGAAAAACCAGCTTGGAATCCATTGACTTGGTTCGCAATGTTCTTAGGCATGGCGGATCAACTAAACGTCCTAGGGGTCAAACCATGGTTTTCTAGACGTGTAGGCAGCTTTATGAAGTCTTTAGCAATCAGATGGTATATCCAACTTTTAATCCTCCAGACGATGTATTTCTTCACTCACTATCTGATTGTGGGTCAGACAACCCATATTGCTGCTTTATACCAAGCCTTCCTGAAAATGCACCTAACGGCTAAAGTCCCCGGAACACTTTCTACCTTGCTTTTGGCGTACAATACGGACCTTTTTGGTGCACTTAACCATTACAGCAGTGGTCATGCGGCGATATATTATGGAG ATGGTTATGTTAAACTTCGAGATTTCTTTAAGCTTGGAATATTGATGGCTTTTATCAACATGACAATTTGGGGGCTGGTTGGAGCCTTATG GCTGAAACAG TACACCAAGGATGCTCTTATTATGGCTAAGAACAAACTGGAGCAAATGGATCTCATTAAAAGGAACGAGGGGATGATGCTTGGAACCATGCTTGTCAATGTCACTTTGTGGATCTTCGA AGAAAGGCTAGACATTTCAACTTTGGCTGCAGCTATGATGGGCATATCGGTTGTACTGATACTTAGAGTGTTGAGCTGA